In Desulfopila inferna, a single genomic region encodes these proteins:
- a CDS encoding mannose-1-phosphate guanylyltransferase/mannose-6-phosphate isomerase — protein MIQIQPIILAGGSGSRLWPVSREIYPKQLLRLTCNRSLLQSTLERVYRMDGNILPPIIVVCEEHRFVTRQQVEELGIFPEYTILLEPFDRNTGPAVCGTAEYVRLQRDETTIMLVLPSDHLISKEQEFLDAVEKAVVLAQNGRIVTFGIQPQSPETGYGYIEAGENGAVLSFREKPGIELAREYLSRENWYWNSGMFTCSVKTLQKEMANHCLRLQEHMVQAIKNGGRDGLFFRFDSVSMAGVENISIDYALMEKTECASVVLVDLDWRDVGSWQSLWEIMEKDADGNAHWGDVILESTGNCLIAAEDKLVAAVGLEDTVVVETADAVLVSSMSSVQGVKKVVEYLKAKNRDECRFHRTVFRQWGSCTVLEARELYKISRIVVNPGAGLSLQKHYHRYEHWVVVRGTARITSGKDVLLLRENHSSYVPPGVVHRLENPGTLPLEMIEIQIGAYLGEDDIVRYEDDYGSDRR, from the coding sequence GTGATACAAATTCAACCCATTATACTTGCAGGGGGCAGCGGCTCCCGGCTCTGGCCGGTTTCCCGCGAAATCTATCCCAAGCAACTGCTCCGCCTGACCTGCAACAGGTCGCTTTTGCAGTCCACTCTGGAGCGGGTATACAGGATGGACGGCAACATCCTGCCGCCCATAATAGTGGTTTGTGAAGAACACAGATTCGTCACCAGGCAGCAGGTTGAAGAACTGGGAATATTCCCGGAATATACCATCCTGCTGGAACCGTTTGACAGAAATACCGGTCCCGCCGTCTGTGGGACCGCCGAATATGTGCGGCTGCAACGAGATGAAACGACTATTATGCTTGTGCTGCCATCGGATCATCTGATCAGCAAGGAGCAGGAGTTTCTGGACGCGGTCGAAAAAGCGGTGGTGCTGGCCCAAAATGGACGTATCGTCACCTTCGGCATTCAGCCTCAAAGTCCGGAAACCGGCTATGGCTATATCGAAGCGGGTGAGAATGGAGCAGTCCTCTCCTTTCGAGAAAAACCGGGAATCGAACTGGCCAGGGAATATCTCAGCAGGGAGAACTGGTACTGGAACAGTGGAATGTTCACCTGCAGTGTGAAGACATTGCAGAAGGAAATGGCAAACCATTGCCTCCGGCTGCAGGAACATATGGTGCAAGCCATCAAAAACGGCGGCAGAGATGGTCTCTTCTTTCGTTTTGATTCGGTGAGCATGGCCGGTGTCGAGAATATCTCCATTGATTATGCTCTCATGGAAAAAACGGAATGTGCCTCGGTTGTTCTTGTGGATCTCGACTGGAGGGATGTAGGTTCCTGGCAGTCCTTATGGGAGATAATGGAAAAGGATGCAGACGGCAATGCCCACTGGGGAGATGTCATTCTTGAATCCACCGGCAACTGCCTGATAGCTGCAGAGGATAAACTTGTTGCCGCCGTTGGTCTGGAAGATACAGTAGTGGTGGAGACGGCGGATGCTGTGCTGGTGTCATCCATGTCCTCGGTGCAGGGGGTCAAAAAAGTCGTTGAGTATCTCAAGGCAAAGAACAGGGACGAGTGCCGCTTTCATCGCACGGTTTTTCGCCAATGGGGAAGTTGCACCGTGTTGGAGGCCAGAGAGCTTTACAAGATAAGCAGAATTGTAGTGAACCCCGGTGCCGGCCTTTCCCTGCAGAAACATTATCATCGATATGAACACTGGGTGGTAGTCAGAGGTACCGCGCGAATCACCAGCGGCAAGGATGTTCTGCTTCTCCGGGAAAACCACTCAAGCTATGTGCCTCCCGGGGTTGTGCACAGGCTGGAAAATCCCGGTACTCTTCCTTTGGAAATGATAGAAATTCAAATCGGCGCTTATCTCGGCGAGGATGATATCGTGCGTTATGAGGATGATTACGGCTCAGATCGGAGGTGA
- the mtnA gene encoding S-methyl-5-thioribose-1-phosphate isomerase has translation MNVNGKSYRTIWPAVHSSDTICIIDQRQLPHNFVIEELTNLEMAWRAIRDMHVRGAGLIGATAGFAMHLAALEAQEKTFTADLEAAGKYLNDSRPTARNLGWAVDRILQAAAGVDTVPEKRRIIYATACRIADEDAGFCRKVGEHGRAILKKISARKNGDPVNILTHCNAGWLAFVDYGSATAPIYAARDAGINVHVWVDETRPWNQGAKLTAWELQQEGIPNTLITDNAGGHLMQTGKVDVVIVGTDRTTHTGDVANKIGTYLKALAAKDNNIPFYVALPSSTFDWNLDNGRDIPIEIRSGEEITRVSGVTDAGTSESVWIAGRDTIAENYAFDITPARLVTGLITERGIVEANRESIHALFDDMQRQGDHHDISPPI, from the coding sequence ATGAATGTCAACGGAAAATCCTACAGAACAATCTGGCCTGCGGTCCACAGCTCCGACACCATATGCATCATCGATCAGCGCCAGCTGCCGCACAATTTCGTCATAGAAGAGCTGACCAATCTGGAAATGGCCTGGAGAGCCATACGAGATATGCATGTTCGCGGAGCAGGCCTGATTGGGGCGACTGCCGGTTTCGCCATGCATCTTGCCGCCCTGGAGGCACAAGAAAAGACCTTTACCGCGGATCTTGAGGCGGCCGGAAAATATCTGAACGACAGCAGACCTACGGCAAGAAATCTCGGCTGGGCGGTGGACCGCATACTTCAAGCTGCCGCCGGAGTGGACACTGTCCCGGAAAAACGCCGTATCATCTATGCCACAGCCTGCCGGATTGCCGACGAGGATGCCGGGTTCTGCAGGAAAGTCGGCGAACATGGCAGAGCAATACTGAAGAAAATCAGTGCAAGAAAAAATGGCGACCCCGTCAACATCCTGACCCACTGCAATGCCGGCTGGCTGGCTTTCGTTGATTACGGCAGCGCAACTGCCCCAATCTACGCAGCCCGGGATGCCGGAATCAACGTGCATGTCTGGGTTGATGAAACCCGCCCCTGGAATCAGGGAGCCAAGCTGACAGCCTGGGAGTTGCAGCAGGAAGGTATTCCCAACACCCTGATCACCGACAACGCCGGGGGTCACCTTATGCAAACAGGCAAGGTGGATGTGGTTATCGTCGGTACGGACAGAACCACGCATACCGGTGATGTAGCCAATAAGATAGGGACATACCTCAAGGCTCTGGCGGCAAAAGACAATAACATTCCCTTTTACGTGGCCCTGCCTTCCTCCACCTTCGACTGGAATCTGGACAACGGCAGGGATATTCCCATTGAGATACGCTCCGGTGAGGAAATTACCAGAGTCAGCGGAGTTACCGATGCCGGAACCTCCGAGAGCGTCTGGATTGCCGGCAGGGATACCATAGCGGAGAATTACGCTTTCGACATCACCCCGGCACGGCTGGTCACCGGCCTGATCACCGAACGCGGCATTGTCGAGGCAAACAGAGAATCAATCCACGCCTTGTTCGACGATATGCAGCGACAGGGGGATCATCACGACATTTCACCTCCGATCTGA
- a CDS encoding ammonium transporter codes for MDKADTAFIIAAAGLVLLMTPGLALFYGGMVRSKNVLATIMQSLFMIALISIEWVYIGYSMSFGPDVGGVVGSLAWFGLKGVTSAPSPDYATTIPQTVFMIYQCMFAVITPALIAGAFAERVRFAPFLLFSVLWAILVYNPVCHWIWGSGGWLGSMGVLDFAGGLVVHLTCGVAALAGVLVIGPRKGYGRTSFMPHNLPMTVLGTGLLWFGWFGFNSGSALAADEVAATAFVATHLAGMAGMATWVMMEWLKQGKATTLGAASGAISGLATITPTAGFVGPNAAILIGMIAGIVCYFAVNIKTKLRLDDSLDVVGIHGVGGVVGTLCLGIFASKAINPGGVDGLIYGNPVQLFIQVKGILIVGVYAFVVSWVLFKVIHTVIGLRVSAEDEVRGLDSTQHSETAYNTPG; via the coding sequence ATGGATAAGGCGGATACGGCATTCATTATAGCCGCTGCAGGCCTGGTATTGCTAATGACCCCCGGGTTGGCGCTATTTTATGGTGGTATGGTTCGCAGTAAGAATGTCCTTGCCACCATTATGCAGAGCCTGTTTATGATTGCCTTAATATCGATAGAATGGGTTTATATCGGCTACTCCATGTCGTTCGGTCCCGATGTCGGCGGAGTTGTCGGCAGTCTTGCCTGGTTTGGCCTCAAGGGGGTAACCAGCGCGCCGAGTCCGGATTATGCAACTACGATTCCGCAGACCGTCTTTATGATTTATCAGTGCATGTTCGCTGTGATAACCCCTGCCCTCATTGCCGGTGCCTTTGCCGAGAGGGTCCGTTTTGCTCCTTTTCTGCTGTTTTCGGTGCTCTGGGCTATACTTGTCTATAATCCGGTCTGTCATTGGATCTGGGGAAGCGGCGGATGGCTTGGCAGCATGGGAGTGCTTGATTTTGCCGGCGGTTTGGTGGTTCACCTAACCTGTGGGGTGGCGGCGTTGGCAGGGGTGCTGGTCATCGGTCCAAGGAAAGGGTACGGCAGAACCAGTTTTATGCCCCATAATCTGCCGATGACGGTGCTGGGGACGGGCCTGCTGTGGTTTGGCTGGTTTGGCTTCAACAGCGGATCGGCCCTTGCTGCGGATGAGGTTGCCGCCACCGCTTTCGTGGCGACTCATCTTGCCGGTATGGCGGGAATGGCCACCTGGGTAATGATGGAATGGTTGAAACAGGGTAAGGCGACAACACTGGGGGCCGCCTCAGGGGCTATTTCGGGACTTGCCACAATAACACCGACTGCGGGATTTGTCGGTCCTAACGCGGCTATTCTTATTGGCATGATAGCAGGCATCGTCTGTTATTTCGCGGTTAATATAAAGACTAAGCTGCGCCTGGATGATTCACTGGACGTAGTTGGTATCCATGGCGTAGGTGGCGTCGTTGGTACTCTATGTCTCGGTATTTTTGCTTCAAAGGCAATTAATCCGGGTGGTGTTGATGGTCTCATTTACGGGAATCCGGTGCAGCTGTTCATCCAGGTGAAAGGTATCCTGATTGTCGGAGTATATGCCTTTGTGGTCAGTTGGGTACTTTTTAAGGTAATCCATACGGTAATCGGGCTGAGGGTCAGTGCCGAGGACGAGGTGCGGGGGCTTGATTCAACGCAGCATTCCGAGACGGCTTACAACACTCCAGGCTGA
- a CDS encoding P-II family nitrogen regulator — protein sequence MKKIEAIVKPFKLDDVKEALNEIGIQGMTLSEVKGYGRQKGHKEIYRGAEYIVDFIPKIKIEIVVAADRADAVVEVIRKAANTGKIGDGKIFVMPVERVVRVRTGEENRDAL from the coding sequence ATGAAAAAGATAGAGGCGATAGTGAAGCCTTTCAAGCTGGATGATGTCAAAGAGGCATTAAATGAAATCGGGATCCAGGGGATGACCCTCTCGGAGGTCAAAGGCTATGGCCGCCAGAAAGGCCATAAGGAAATTTATCGCGGCGCCGAATATATTGTTGATTTTATTCCGAAAATAAAAATAGAAATAGTTGTCGCCGCTGATCGGGCGGATGCGGTTGTCGAGGTCATCAGAAAAGCGGCGAATACCGGAAAAATCGGTGACGGCAAGATCTTCGTCATGCCCGTCGAGCGGGTAGTGCGGGTGCGCACCGGAGAGGAAAACAGGGACGCGCTATAG
- the glnD gene encoding [protein-PII] uridylyltransferase, whose translation MKLPIRAKREALEALWQQGLSGQALLRGQAKLVDDFVQERFLGADIAAVAESVALVALGGYGRQELFPYSDIDLMILFRPDVRDDIGRVADAVLYPLWDTGLEVGHGVRSVEEAVALAGEDFFFRVALLDARLLAGSQLLYFELLSTYRSQFVEGRRREFVETMERFRRERREKYGSHSYLLEPHIKEGKGGLRDIQSMLWTAAVVYGLEGLNGIVNAGILAPEEQAPFVASWDMLIRIRNRLHYVSGRKNDQLHFEQQEEIAEAFSYRDHEGSLAVEVFMRDTYAHMQNIAVVTDQFFAHVADVLEIGGDGEVADKVIEKGVELRGGTLHLVASPDDLRKKPHLLLRLFLASGRLGVPVHHRSRKMVSANLNLITAKVRSSTRAAKAFLAILENSVNVADVLGVMLETGLLSAYIPEFSRIHTLVQHDVYHVYTVDRHSLQAVDELQRVVAEQEAAFTLVEYSWVMFLGALLHDIGKGSGRDHSREGAEIVGGIGLRMGLSEKESSELRFLVEHHLFMPENALRRDLNDSEFIKNCAQQIGTPARLGMLYLVAIADSRATGPSAWSEWKASLLQEMFLKIKPYLEFSGFDHAHAGLVESQVEQGVLWLREQVSELLAGKDGLKITVDELSPDYLLSFNSGTVARHVVTHRDNYRLLRQKSLVFAEEEKEYWSLLIMATDQAGLLAKICGVMALNNLTVLNARIFTWNDGTVVDVLDVRPTDGTSFSERDWRSLNKELDLAIAHRLGLSHRLFNKLADAYGRRRELLSKEQPKVVMDNETSARYTVIEVYGTDREGQLYRITQTMADFGLSIYKAFIATEVERLIDVFYVLDNNNAKIQDNDFKKEIVNGLLYTISLENEKK comes from the coding sequence ATGAAGCTTCCAATACGAGCAAAAAGAGAAGCGCTCGAAGCTCTCTGGCAGCAGGGTCTGAGCGGTCAAGCCCTGTTGCGGGGGCAGGCGAAACTGGTGGATGATTTTGTTCAGGAGCGTTTTCTGGGGGCGGATATCGCCGCTGTCGCTGAATCCGTGGCGTTGGTTGCTCTTGGCGGCTATGGCAGGCAAGAACTATTCCCCTATTCCGATATCGATTTAATGATTCTTTTTCGTCCGGATGTCAGGGACGATATCGGCCGGGTTGCGGATGCGGTCCTCTATCCTCTCTGGGACACGGGGCTTGAAGTGGGACATGGCGTGCGCAGTGTGGAAGAGGCGGTGGCGCTGGCCGGAGAAGACTTCTTTTTTCGGGTGGCCCTGCTCGATGCCAGGCTGCTCGCCGGGTCGCAACTCCTCTATTTTGAACTGCTTTCCACCTATCGCTCGCAGTTTGTCGAAGGGCGACGCCGGGAGTTTGTTGAAACCATGGAACGCTTCCGGCGTGAGCGCCGTGAAAAATACGGGAGCCACTCCTATCTGCTCGAACCGCACATCAAGGAGGGCAAGGGCGGGCTGCGCGATATCCAGTCAATGCTCTGGACAGCAGCGGTCGTCTATGGTCTTGAGGGTTTAAACGGCATCGTTAACGCCGGCATTCTCGCTCCCGAGGAGCAGGCCCCTTTCGTGGCCTCCTGGGATATGCTGATCAGGATACGGAACAGGCTGCATTATGTTTCCGGACGAAAGAATGACCAGCTCCACTTTGAACAGCAGGAGGAGATCGCCGAAGCCTTTTCCTACCGTGACCACGAAGGCTCTCTCGCTGTCGAGGTCTTTATGCGGGACACCTACGCTCACATGCAGAACATTGCCGTTGTCACTGATCAGTTTTTCGCCCATGTCGCTGATGTTTTGGAGATCGGCGGTGACGGAGAGGTTGCGGATAAAGTGATTGAAAAGGGTGTCGAGCTGCGTGGTGGAACCCTCCATCTCGTTGCTTCGCCGGACGATCTGCGGAAAAAACCGCACCTGTTGCTCCGTCTGTTTCTTGCCTCCGGACGTCTTGGAGTACCGGTGCATCATCGTTCGCGAAAGATGGTATCGGCCAATCTTAACCTCATAACTGCAAAGGTGCGGAGCTCTACCCGTGCCGCCAAAGCATTTCTGGCCATCCTTGAAAATAGCGTCAATGTTGCCGACGTCCTCGGAGTAATGCTGGAGACAGGGCTGCTTTCGGCCTATATTCCTGAGTTTTCCAGGATCCATACCCTGGTTCAGCATGATGTCTATCATGTTTATACCGTTGACCGTCATTCACTGCAGGCCGTCGATGAACTTCAGCGGGTTGTGGCGGAGCAGGAAGCTGCCTTTACTCTGGTCGAATATTCCTGGGTCATGTTTCTGGGGGCGCTGCTTCACGATATCGGCAAGGGTTCCGGCAGGGATCACTCCCGGGAAGGCGCGGAAATTGTAGGCGGCATCGGGCTTCGCATGGGACTGAGTGAAAAGGAGTCCAGCGAGTTACGCTTCCTGGTGGAGCACCATCTCTTTATGCCGGAAAACGCCCTGAGGCGGGATCTGAACGACAGTGAATTCATTAAAAACTGTGCGCAACAAATCGGGACCCCGGCACGGCTCGGAATGCTCTATCTTGTTGCCATAGCAGATTCCAGAGCAACGGGGCCATCGGCCTGGAGTGAATGGAAAGCCTCTTTGCTGCAGGAGATGTTTCTCAAGATCAAGCCTTATCTTGAATTTTCTGGATTTGATCATGCCCATGCCGGTCTGGTCGAGAGCCAGGTTGAGCAGGGAGTTCTCTGGCTTAGAGAGCAGGTATCCGAACTGCTTGCCGGGAAGGATGGTCTTAAAATCACAGTTGATGAGCTCTCTCCGGATTATCTGCTTTCCTTTAATTCTGGAACGGTGGCAAGACATGTTGTTACGCACCGTGATAATTATCGCCTTCTCCGTCAAAAGTCGTTGGTGTTTGCCGAGGAGGAGAAGGAATACTGGTCGCTGTTGATCATGGCCACTGATCAGGCCGGCCTGCTCGCCAAGATTTGCGGTGTCATGGCCTTGAACAACCTGACCGTGCTTAATGCACGGATATTTACCTGGAATGACGGAACCGTGGTTGATGTGCTTGATGTCCGCCCAACCGATGGTACATCCTTTTCCGAGAGAGACTGGCGTTCTCTTAACAAAGAGCTCGATCTTGCCATTGCCCATCGTTTGGGGCTGAGTCACAGGCTTTTCAATAAGCTTGCCGATGCATACGGCCGCCGAAGGGAACTGCTTTCCAAAGAGCAGCCGAAGGTGGTAATGGATAACGAAACTTCTGCCCGCTATACCGTCATAGAGGTGTATGGCACGGACAGAGAGGGGCAGCTCTACAGAATTACGCAGACCATGGCGGATTTCGGGTTAAGTATCTACAAGGCATTCATTGCGACTGAGGTGGAGCGATTGATTGATGTCTTCTATGTACTTGACAACAACAACGCAAAAATACAAGACAATGATTTTAAAAAGGAAATAGTAAATGGGCTGCTGTATACGATTAGCCTGGAAAATGAGAAAAAATAA